In Aedes albopictus strain Foshan chromosome 3, AalbF5, whole genome shotgun sequence, the following are encoded in one genomic region:
- the LOC109432791 gene encoding uncharacterized protein LOC109432791 encodes MDGSQDGTTVGKSDGTLDGTLYDPEAAVEYLDFEELDESDENNVDEQEAANPLHDASDYVFLFTGIFFQRFYKSQLRPKEWTKTAVYGDTATEVVDCLWGIAFAKVERQVIFDDETPRWSENTTPTVNDASDFITLQDTTKKKLYAIDSLTARVLRGWKGKTVRVYVYVWSTNVQTSAQHQAILRKLLSPQNADRAGAHSVRDDSALADELRNSHTHLEGHYSSWLLWANFIHSAPVHTQDQMKQSSTPPMQLSKYFRWVATSEPSRLEAVHKGMIVAQNNNSGWLREIGNVKKTLLDCKKLLDGALLKVEEMEQRGVIGNDMLNSMELAVRPEEMELSQHLANSVTDCDDVDHQ; translated from the exons ATGGACGGAAGCCAGGACGGGACCACCGTAGGGAAGTCGGATGGAACACTTGACGGAACTTTGTA TGATCCCGAGGCAGCTGTCGAGTATCTCGATTTTGAGGAGCTGGATGAGAGCGATGAAAACAACGTCGATGAACAGGAAGCTGCTAATCCCTTGCACGATGCCAGCGACTACGTTTTTTTGTTTACGGGAATATTCTTCCAACGGTTCTACAAGAGTCAGCTACGCCCCAAGGAATGGACTAAAACGGCCGTTTACGGAGACACTGCCACCGAAGTTGTTGACTGCTTGTGGGGAATTGCTTTTGCGAAAGTTGAGCGGCAAGTGATCTTCGACGATGAAACCCCCCGTTGGTCAGAGAACACAACCCCAACGGTGAATGATGCCAGCGATTTCATTACTCTGCAGGACACTACCAAGAAGAAGCTGTACGCTATTGATTCTCTTACTGCCAGAGTTCTGCGAGGTTGGAAGGGGAAAACGGTAAGAGTGTATGTATACGTTTGGTCGACTAATGTCCAAACCAGTGCTCAACATCAAGCAATACTCCGTAAGTTACTCTCACCACAAAACGCGGATCGGGCTGGGGCCCATTCAGTAAGGGATGATTCAGCTTTAGCAGACGAGCTTCGGAATTCGCATACTCACCTGGAAGGCCATTATAGCTCATGGCTGCTGTGGGCTAACTTTATCCATTCGGCACCGGTACACACCCAGGACCAAATGAAACAATCATCAACGCCACCAATGCAACTGTCCAAATATTTTCGATGGGTTGCAACGTCGGAACCGAGCAGATTGGAAGCTGTGCATAAAGGGATGATCGTCGCTCAGAACAATAACAGCGGATGGTTAAGAGAAATTGGAAACGTCAAGAAAACTCTACTGGACTGCAAAAAACTGTTGGACGGAGCTCTCCTGAAGGTTGAAGAGATGGAACAACGGGGAGTAATCGGAAATGATATGTTGAATTCCATGGAGTTAGCTGTACGCCCGGAGGAAATGGAACTGAGCCAGCATCTGGCAAACAGTGTGACAGACTGTGACGACGTAGATCATCAGTGA